In Elusimicrobiaceae bacterium, a genomic segment contains:
- a CDS encoding alpha/beta hydrolase: MVDIWIIVLTAFLLALLIAWSAYAVSSTVIHPRNLRKPVTVFPDQLHLVHENVTFRTADGIKLSGWFIPAPENSGKTIIVLPGRGQNRGEILASTHFLRRFGFNLLYFDFRGAGDSGGTTSSIGYLELRDFDAAFEFLKRNKEEESRNIGVYGLSMGGAVALYETANRPEIKCVAAEAAFESFNSIVARYAWVNKKTPYFPVVQLGLMLIRLRLDVDPEPFSPLYHIAKISPRPIFFIAGSHDAIMPVKEVERLFSNARHPKEMWVVQGAAHGKCAEVGGEEYKQRLSAFFSKNL, encoded by the coding sequence ATGGTTGATATCTGGATAATCGTCTTGACGGCGTTTCTGCTCGCGCTGCTTATCGCCTGGTCCGCTTACGCCGTAAGTTCCACGGTGATCCATCCCCGGAACCTGCGCAAACCGGTCACGGTATTCCCCGACCAGCTGCATCTGGTGCATGAAAACGTCACCTTCCGCACAGCCGACGGCATAAAACTGTCCGGCTGGTTCATACCCGCGCCGGAAAACTCGGGCAAAACGATCATCGTCCTGCCGGGCCGCGGCCAGAACCGCGGAGAAATTCTGGCCTCCACGCATTTTCTGCGCCGGTTCGGCTTCAACCTGCTGTATTTTGATTTCCGCGGCGCGGGCGACAGCGGTGGCACGACCTCGTCCATCGGCTATCTGGAATTGCGCGATTTCGACGCGGCGTTCGAATTTTTAAAGCGCAACAAAGAGGAAGAGTCGCGCAATATCGGCGTATACGGGCTTTCCATGGGCGGCGCCGTCGCGCTCTATGAAACCGCTAACCGGCCCGAAATAAAATGCGTGGCGGCGGAAGCGGCATTCGAATCTTTTAACAGCATAGTGGCGCGCTACGCCTGGGTCAACAAGAAAACGCCCTATTTCCCGGTCGTGCAGCTCGGCCTGATGCTGATACGCCTGCGGCTCGACGTTGACCCCGAACCGTTCAGCCCGCTGTACCACATTGCGAAAATCAGCCCGCGCCCCATTTTCTTCATAGCCGGCAGCCACGACGCGATCATGCCGGTCAAGGAAGTGGAACGCCTGTTCAGCAATGCACGGCATCCGAAAGAAATGTGGGTGGTGCAGGGCGCGGCCCACGGCAAATGCGCGGAAGTGGGCGGCGAGGAATACAAACAGCGCCTGTCCGCGTTTTTTTCTAAAAACCTTTAA
- a CDS encoding TatD family nuclease-associated radical SAM protein, which produces MNKSSECVYRFKDAVYFNITNECPNSCVFCIKRKWDMQFMGHNLALGAPPPAEEIISALDAELKRAPAREAVFCGYGESTMRLETLLAVGRAAKALGLKLRLNTVGLGNLVNGRDITSDLAEVLDCISISLNSADPGQWKQLVRPLKKYEAEGFGSVLEFIRLCAAKIPETVVTAVEDPAVDMRLLEATAGQLGAKFRARPALGENGPEG; this is translated from the coding sequence ATGAATAAGTCATCCGAATGCGTATACCGGTTCAAGGACGCGGTCTATTTCAATATCACGAACGAGTGTCCCAATTCCTGCGTTTTCTGCATAAAACGGAAATGGGACATGCAGTTCATGGGCCATAACCTGGCGCTCGGCGCACCGCCGCCAGCCGAAGAAATCATCAGCGCGCTTGACGCGGAATTGAAACGCGCGCCGGCGCGCGAGGCGGTTTTCTGCGGGTACGGAGAATCCACGATGCGGCTGGAAACCCTGCTCGCGGTAGGCCGGGCCGCCAAAGCGCTGGGCCTGAAGCTGCGGCTTAACACGGTGGGGCTGGGCAATCTGGTGAACGGGCGCGACATCACGTCCGATCTGGCGGAAGTGCTCGATTGCATAAGCATAAGCCTCAATTCGGCTGATCCGGGCCAATGGAAACAGCTCGTGCGGCCGCTGAAAAAATACGAGGCGGAAGGCTTCGGATCCGTGCTGGAATTCATCCGCCTGTGCGCCGCAAAAATACCGGAAACGGTGGTGACGGCGGTGGAAGATCCCGCTGTTGACATGCGGCTGCTCGAAGCAACGGCCGGGCAGCTGGGCGCGAAATTCCGGGCGCGCCCCGCGCTGGGCGAAAACGGACCGGAAGGCTAG